A single Lolium perenne isolate Kyuss_39 chromosome 6, Kyuss_2.0, whole genome shotgun sequence DNA region contains:
- the LOC139832621 gene encoding uncharacterized protein — MAAYSQYHIDGVVFSPNEEPWRLTCVYGEARTSECHKTWGMLKFIKASSPLLWLCIGDFNEVLHREEHLGVNERSNSQIQAFREIVDVCGLMDLGYVGTAWTFENKVTGGTYSRVRLDRALATPGWSECFPMAELRHLTAVASDHSAIFLRHEPKEGQPIHARIFRYEAMWESHDKFAPLIEQVWNAETRTNMQGLERKLMSLSGSLTPWGRDILCHVRRELKELKSKLAELRVAPDRVGPSHRELKIVERLVELQHREETMWQQRFCI; from the coding sequence ATGGCGGCTTACTCGCAGTATCATATTGATGGTGTTGTGTTTTCCCCTAATGAGGAACCATGGCGGCTGACGTGTGTTTATGGAGAGGCTAGAACCAGTGAATGCCACAAGACGTGGGGTATGCTGAAATTCATCAAGGCTTCCTCACCTCTCCTGTGGTTGTGCATTGGGGATTTCAACGAAGTACTCCATAGGGAGGAACATTTGGGTGTCAACGAACGGAGTAATTCTCAGATCCAGGCATTTAGAGAGATAGTGGATGTTTGTGGGCTGATGGACCTTGGCTATGTGGGCACTGCGTGGACGTTTGAGAACAAGGTTACCGGGGGCACTTATTCTCGGGTCCGGCTGGACCGTGCTCTTGCGACGCCAGGCTGGAGTGAATGCTTCCCAATGGCGGAGCTGCGGCACCTCACAGCAGTGGCATCAGATCACTCGGCGATCTTTCTGCGACATGAACCTAAAGAGGGTCAGCCCATCCATGCGCGTATTTTCAGATACGAGGCAATGTGGGAATCGCATGACAAGTTTGCTCCCCTCATTGAGCAGGTGTGGAATGCGGAGACGCGTACTAACATGCAGGGGCTTGAAAGGAAGCTGATGAGCCTCTCGGGATCGCTCACTCCATGGGGGCGGGATATCCTTTGCCATGTGCGTCGGGAGTTGAAAGAACTGAAAAGCAAGCTAGCTGAGTTGCGTGTGGCTCCGGACAGAGTTGGCCCAAGCCACCGCGAGCTCAAGATAGTTGAACGACTGGTGGAACTCCAGCACAGGGAGGAGACGATGTGGCAGCAACGCTTCTGCATTTAG